A genomic segment from Nodularia sphaerocarpa UHCC 0038 encodes:
- a CDS encoding anhydro-N-acetylmuramic acid kinase: MPPTEKLTLPTRVIGLISGTSVDGIDAALVEVSGSDLDLKIELLAGATYPYTPELRARILAVGAGVAISMAELAEIDDAIAFAFAQAAQNIQIGHQPATLIGSHGQTVYHRPPQAAHSTPLGYSLQLGRGAVIADVTGITTVSNFRLADINIGGHGAPLVPRVDAFLLSDSVKGRCIQNIGGIGNVAYIPPRGGDWLSKIRGWDTGPGNSLLDLAVEYLTDGAKSYDQNGNWAASGVPCYSLVEQWLQQDYFHLPPPKSTGRELFGVAYLHECLKDAASYQLNAADLLATLTELTVATIAHSYQTFLPEMPQQVLLCGGGSRNLYLKQRLQLLLPSVPVLTTDEVGLNADFKEAIAFAVLAYWRQLGLTGNLPAATGAPREILLGEIHSVCP, encoded by the coding sequence ATGCCTCCCACTGAAAAACTTACCTTACCTACTCGCGTTATCGGTTTAATTAGCGGCACTTCTGTAGATGGTATAGATGCTGCTTTGGTAGAGGTTTCTGGTAGTGATTTGGATTTGAAAATTGAGTTGCTAGCAGGGGCGACATATCCCTATACCCCGGAATTAAGAGCCAGAATTTTAGCTGTTGGCGCAGGCGTTGCGATCTCAATGGCAGAATTAGCCGAAATTGATGATGCGATCGCCTTTGCATTTGCCCAAGCTGCTCAAAATATCCAAATCGGTCACCAGCCAGCAACTTTAATTGGTTCCCACGGACAAACTGTTTACCATCGACCACCCCAAGCAGCACACAGCACACCTTTAGGTTACAGCTTGCAATTAGGTCGCGGTGCGGTGATTGCCGATGTGACGGGAATTACAACTGTGAGTAATTTTCGCTTGGCGGATATCAATATTGGTGGTCATGGTGCGCCCCTTGTACCGAGAGTCGATGCTTTTTTACTCAGTGATTCAGTAAAGGGACGTTGCATTCAAAATATTGGTGGAATTGGCAATGTTGCTTACATTCCGCCTCGTGGTGGTGACTGGCTTTCAAAAATTCGCGGTTGGGATACTGGCCCCGGAAATAGTTTATTGGATTTGGCAGTGGAGTATTTAACTGATGGTGCTAAGTCCTATGATCAAAACGGCAATTGGGCAGCTAGTGGTGTTCCTTGCTATTCATTAGTAGAACAATGGCTCCAGCAAGATTATTTTCATCTACCCCCGCCTAAATCTACAGGTCGTGAGTTATTCGGTGTGGCTTACCTGCATGAATGTTTAAAAGATGCCGCATCGTACCAACTGAATGCGGCTGACCTCCTGGCGACACTCACAGAACTGACTGTGGCTACGATTGCTCACAGTTATCAGACTTTTTTACCCGAAATGCCGCAGCAGGTGTTATTGTGCGGTGGCGGGAGTCGTAATTTGTATTTAAAACAAAGGTTACAGTTATTGTTGCCCTCAGTGCCAGTGTTGACTACAGATGAAGTCGGCTTGAATGCAGATTTTAAAGAAGCGATCGCCTTTGCTGTTTTAGCCTACTGGCGACAGTTGGGGCTAACTGGTAACTTACCAGCGGCCACTGGCGCTCCTCGTGAAATACTTTTGGGAGAAATTCATTCAGTATGTCCATAG
- a CDS encoding glycerate kinase: MDSWGSNANPTPADLLNSVLPSFSQFCETHLHKPPEEMLAVLRDLWLPLGIKLASQRQALGRPLIQGILGGQGTGKTTMCQVLGLILQQLGYRPLCLSLDDLYKTYSDRQALIEEDPRLIWRGPPGTHDLDLGLNLLDQIRRGESPVKVPRFDKSAYNGAGDRTTSEIVTNIDIVLFEGWFVGVRPIDADIFNYAPPPIFTEEDRVFARDMNRRLNDYLPLWERLDSLIVLYPTDYRCSMVWRKQAEQQMIAAGKLGMSEAQIEEFVNYFWRSLHPELFITPLVKSPTAVDLVISINPDHSIQSNKF, from the coding sequence ATGGATTCTTGGGGGAGTAATGCAAATCCAACACCAGCCGATTTACTCAACTCTGTTTTGCCCAGTTTTAGCCAATTCTGCGAAACTCACCTGCATAAACCACCAGAGGAAATGTTGGCGGTGTTGCGGGATTTATGGCTACCACTGGGTATAAAACTAGCATCCCAGCGCCAAGCATTGGGGCGGCCGCTGATTCAGGGAATTTTAGGTGGACAAGGTACGGGTAAAACTACTATGTGCCAGGTTCTGGGATTAATTCTCCAGCAGTTGGGATATCGTCCTCTGTGTTTGTCATTAGATGATTTGTATAAAACTTATAGCGATCGCCAGGCTTTAATTGAGGAAGATCCCCGGTTGATTTGGCGCGGACCACCAGGAACCCATGATCTAGATTTAGGTTTAAATTTATTAGATCAGATTCGTCGGGGTGAAAGTCCAGTCAAGGTTCCCCGCTTTGATAAATCTGCATACAACGGTGCTGGCGATCGCACTACTTCAGAAATTGTGACAAATATTGATATTGTCCTGTTTGAAGGTTGGTTTGTCGGTGTGCGACCAATTGATGCTGATATATTTAATTATGCACCACCACCAATTTTCACAGAAGAAGATCGGGTATTTGCCCGTGATATGAATCGGCGACTGAATGATTATCTACCACTGTGGGAACGATTAGACAGTTTAATAGTCCTGTATCCCACTGATTACCGTTGTTCAATGGTATGGCGTAAACAAGCCGAACAACAAATGATTGCGGCTGGTAAATTGGGAATGTCGGAAGCACAGATTGAGGAATTTGTCAACTACTTTTGGCGATCGCTACACCCAGAATTATTCATTACGCCCTTGGTGAAATCGCCCACAGCCGTTGATTTAGTGATTTCAATTAATCCTGATCACAGTATACAATCAAATAAATTTTAG
- a CDS encoding protein adenylyltransferase SelO, whose protein sequence is MNLDQTPNNENFYHPFLTLNYEPALESLGDDYYDEVSAEDFPQHILRWRNDAVLPLLGLDPQAVTDEDFSNAFGKFQGRKPLLALRYHGYQFGTYNPGLGDGRGFLYGQVRATDGELYDFGTKGSGKTPYSRGGDGMLTLKGGVREVLAAEALHQLGVRTSRCLTMIETGLSLWRGDEPSPTRSSVMVRVNSSHIRFGTFERLHYLQRPDLSKKLLDHVIQYYYPHLIAEKNQYVLFYAELVKRVAELVAQWMAAGFCHAVLNTDNMSITGESFDYGPYAFIPTYDPYFTAAYFDYYRRYCYSHQPSICQLNLEMLQEPLKAIIDKGEMESELAKFNEYYQAEYQVLMLKKLGFEQLELPEANELLNLTVQLLQDSQVGYHQFFYELARTFGSQWRDEPALVLKGSDMILTSSASQIFENWCVLYHKILNSLDSEYMNVIGETLAKNNPQTALLRPVIESIWEPIAQEDNWQPFNDLVKKIQSKS, encoded by the coding sequence ATGAATCTGGACCAAACTCCCAACAACGAAAATTTTTATCATCCTTTTCTCACCCTCAACTACGAACCAGCATTAGAATCTTTGGGTGATGATTACTACGACGAAGTTAGTGCAGAGGATTTTCCCCAGCATATCTTACGCTGGCGCAATGATGCAGTGCTACCTCTTTTGGGACTAGACCCCCAAGCAGTTACAGACGAAGATTTTAGCAACGCCTTTGGTAAATTTCAGGGACGCAAACCATTATTAGCATTACGTTACCACGGCTATCAGTTCGGCACATATAATCCTGGCTTGGGTGATGGTAGAGGCTTTCTCTACGGACAAGTCCGCGCTACTGATGGCGAATTATACGACTTTGGCACAAAAGGTTCCGGTAAAACACCTTACTCTCGTGGTGGTGATGGAATGCTCACACTTAAAGGCGGAGTGCGAGAAGTTCTAGCCGCAGAAGCATTGCATCAATTAGGGGTACGCACCTCGCGCTGTTTGACAATGATTGAAACAGGTTTATCCCTGTGGCGGGGTGATGAACCTTCACCGACTCGCTCATCTGTGATGGTTAGGGTGAACAGTTCCCATATCCGTTTTGGCACTTTTGAACGCTTGCATTATTTGCAGCGACCAGATTTAAGCAAAAAACTCTTAGACCACGTAATTCAGTATTATTACCCTCATTTAATTGCTGAAAAAAATCAGTATGTTTTATTTTATGCAGAATTAGTCAAACGAGTAGCAGAACTAGTAGCGCAGTGGATGGCGGCTGGCTTTTGTCATGCAGTTCTGAATACTGACAATATGTCCATTACAGGGGAAAGCTTTGACTATGGCCCTTATGCCTTCATTCCCACTTATGACCCATACTTTACAGCAGCTTATTTCGACTACTATAGACGCTATTGTTATAGCCATCAACCAAGTATTTGTCAGTTGAATTTAGAAATGCTCCAGGAACCATTAAAGGCAATTATTGACAAAGGCGAAATGGAGTCAGAATTAGCAAAATTCAATGAGTATTATCAAGCTGAATACCAGGTGTTAATGTTGAAAAAGTTGGGTTTTGAGCAGTTAGAATTGCCAGAAGCAAATGAACTTTTAAATTTAACAGTTCAATTGTTACAAGATAGCCAAGTCGGTTATCACCAGTTTTTCTATGAACTGGCGCGTACCTTTGGTTCTCAATGGCGAGATGAGCCAGCGCTAGTCCTCAAGGGTTCGGATATGATCCTCACATCATCAGCGTCACAGATTTTTGAGAATTGGTGTGTGCTGTATCATAAAATTCTTAATTCTTTGGACTCTGAATACATGAATGTAATTGGCGAAACTCTGGCTAAGAATAATCCCCAAACAGCATTATTAAGACCGGTAATTGAATCGATTTGGGAACCTATCGCCCAAGAAGATAATTGGCAACCTTTTAATGATTTAGTCAAAAAAATTCAGTCAAAGAGTTAG
- a CDS encoding Stp1/IreP family PP2C-type Ser/Thr phosphatase, with product MKLNFTGSSDPGLVRSSNQDAYYIDPEGRFFIVADGMGGHAGGEQASRIATQEIQGFLVSHWNTSESTEKLLENALWQANQAIIQDQKQHPERADMGTTVVAVIFRESDSPWCAHVGDSRLYRFRESQLQQVTEDHTWVARAIKLGDITEEEARQHPYRHILSRCLGREDLHQVDVQPLDVRMGDRLLLCSDGLTEELNKQNIADHLRNSPILETASLALIEAAKEQGGHDNITIVMVSLEENAPA from the coding sequence ATGAAACTTAACTTCACGGGTTCTAGCGATCCGGGACTTGTTCGTTCTAGCAACCAGGATGCTTACTACATCGACCCTGAAGGGCGATTTTTTATTGTTGCTGATGGTATGGGTGGTCATGCTGGAGGTGAACAAGCCAGTCGCATCGCCACACAGGAAATTCAAGGGTTTTTGGTGTCCCACTGGAATACTTCTGAATCCACTGAAAAATTGCTAGAAAATGCTTTATGGCAAGCAAATCAAGCCATTATCCAGGATCAAAAACAGCATCCCGAACGCGCCGATATGGGGACTACAGTGGTCGCCGTGATTTTTCGCGAATCAGATTCGCCTTGGTGCGCTCACGTTGGTGATTCCAGGTTATATCGGTTTCGGGAGTCGCAATTACAACAGGTGACGGAAGACCATACTTGGGTAGCTAGAGCCATTAAGCTAGGTGACATTACTGAAGAGGAAGCCAGACAGCACCCCTACCGCCATATCTTATCCCGGTGTTTGGGTAGGGAAGATTTGCATCAAGTTGATGTACAACCGCTAGATGTGAGGATGGGCGATCGCCTGCTGCTATGCAGTGATGGTTTGACCGAAGAACTGAACAAACAGAATATTGCTGATCACCTCCGCAATTCTCCCATATTGGAAACAGCTTCCCTAGCTCTGATTGAAGCCGCCAAAGAGCAGGGTGGACACGATAACATCACAATCGTCATGGTATCACTGGAAGAAAACGCTCCAGCATAG
- a CDS encoding Hpt domain-containing protein codes for MQGDREACLAANIDDKISQPVQIEELALTLSKCQPRKNDQLMSSNLSRILTPNTEPTIIDPEILNSLRDMMSGDEAAFVQLLNCYLAEAPKYIQNIRASLVPEDAQALWKAAHCLKSSSASVGATTLAQICTQIEAKGRSNDLENIAQICSQLYKEYELVKTALQITVEK; via the coding sequence ATGCAGGGCGATCGCGAAGCCTGTTTGGCAGCTAATATTGATGATAAAATTAGCCAACCTGTCCAAATTGAAGAGTTAGCCCTAACACTGAGTAAATGCCAACCCCGAAAAAATGATCAATTGATGTCGTCAAATCTTTCCCGCATCCTCACACCAAATACAGAACCGACTATAATCGATCCTGAAATCCTCAATTCTTTACGAGATATGATGTCAGGAGATGAGGCGGCGTTTGTGCAACTACTCAATTGTTATCTGGCAGAAGCTCCCAAATATATACAAAATATCAGAGCATCACTTGTCCCGGAAGATGCCCAGGCTCTGTGGAAGGCAGCCCACTGTCTCAAGTCTAGTAGTGCCTCTGTGGGGGCTACAACCTTAGCGCAAATCTGCACACAGATAGAAGCAAAAGGACGAAGTAATGATTTAGAAAACATTGCCCAAATCTGCTCACAACTCTACAAGGAATATGAGCTAGTGAAAACGGCTTTGCAAATCACAGTGGAGAAGTGA
- a CDS encoding response regulator has translation MKTTCAENQSPILILIVDDEKFIRMQLRLALEREGYEIAEAENGREALNLVEQLHPDIILLDAIMPDMDGFECCNRLQSVEFSQHTPVLMITGLDDQESVDRAFEVGAIDFVTKPIHWPVLRQRVKLLISQSQVEKQLQSANQELQRLVTIDQLTQISNRRRFEEYLTQEWQRMAREQLPISLIFGDIDFFKLYNDTYGHQVGDRCLQQVAQSIKNTIKRPADLVARYGGEEFVVILPNTDKEGAIILGEIICSVVRKQGIPHSRSLVSSYVTISAGVATLIPQPRSDYQEIITLADQALYQAKKAGRDRLKFI, from the coding sequence TTGAAAACTACTTGTGCAGAAAACCAATCTCCGATTCTGATTCTCATTGTTGATGATGAAAAATTTATCCGCATGCAGCTGCGATTAGCCCTAGAACGAGAAGGCTATGAAATTGCAGAAGCTGAAAATGGCAGGGAGGCTTTAAATCTGGTGGAGCAACTGCACCCCGATATCATACTCCTTGACGCAATCATGCCTGATATGGATGGATTTGAGTGTTGCAATCGGTTACAGTCGGTTGAGTTTAGTCAGCATACTCCAGTTTTAATGATTACAGGACTGGATGATCAAGAGTCAGTAGATCGGGCATTTGAAGTGGGCGCAATTGATTTTGTGACTAAACCGATTCACTGGCCTGTTTTGCGTCAACGAGTCAAACTGTTGATTTCCCAATCCCAGGTTGAGAAACAATTGCAATCTGCTAACCAAGAATTACAAAGATTGGTGACTATTGATCAATTGACTCAAATCTCTAACCGCCGACGGTTTGAAGAATATTTAACCCAAGAGTGGCAACGGATGGCGCGGGAACAACTGCCTATTTCTCTGATTTTCGGCGATATTGATTTCTTTAAATTATATAATGATACCTATGGACATCAGGTAGGCGATCGCTGTCTCCAACAGGTGGCACAATCTATTAAAAATACTATTAAACGTCCGGCTGATTTAGTCGCCCGTTATGGTGGGGAAGAATTTGTGGTAATTTTACCGAATACGGATAAAGAAGGCGCAATCATCCTGGGCGAAATCATTTGCTCTGTTGTTAGGAAACAGGGTATCCCCCATAGTCGTTCCTTGGTCAGTTCTTATGTAACTATCAGTGCTGGAGTCGCTACACTCATTCCCCAACCTCGCTCTGACTACCAAGAAATCATTACTCTGGCTGATCAAGCTTTGTATCAAGCCAAAAAAGCCGGACGCGATCGCCTAAAATTTATTTGA
- a CDS encoding serine/threonine-protein kinase, translated as MSDPNIGRLLGKRYQLQELIGTGAMGRVYRAKDILLGGVPVAVKFLALSIQNKKMRLQERFEREAKTCALLGQKSIHIVRVMDYGVDDNDTPYYVMEYLQGQSLTQIIRKNSQSLSLPRFLSMARQISLGLKCAHDGIPVDGAVYPIIHRDIKPSNMLVIQDPSFGELVKVLDFGIAKLLQADSDQTKYYLGTMAYSSPEQMEGKELDNRADIYSLGVMMFEMLTGKMPLVAPTHSFKAWYKTHRIEEPRTFAAVAPTLHIPQSAQDLVMSCLAKAPSDRPQNISEILEVLESLEQDDHQPKTSPDAHAATHSLAIRHDLEPKKIANLPVSLPKDKEDIVRNPSWPANKPIADIVFPKSIQSNGETLPALWVMLPQPEINKRLICKIYNQFLFVSTPHPMLLWITVIYNRQHGAKFLPYYLDLKTSLGQEIASLLAQKASYRLLFFARETPDRCSHVSLSSIDPAQPQRLQQWIAMSQTFASSDNAQLSKNLLKSEYEKIKPSILAKLETRTRDFSLNISTK; from the coding sequence ATGTCAGACCCCAACATTGGTCGCTTACTCGGCAAACGCTACCAGCTTCAAGAATTAATTGGTACTGGGGCTATGGGTCGAGTTTATCGTGCTAAGGATATTTTGTTGGGAGGCGTACCCGTAGCAGTAAAGTTTCTCGCCCTATCCATCCAAAATAAAAAGATGCGGTTGCAAGAACGCTTTGAGCGAGAAGCGAAAACCTGTGCCTTACTAGGGCAAAAAAGCATCCACATTGTCCGAGTCATGGACTACGGTGTAGACGACAATGACACGCCGTACTACGTCATGGAATACTTGCAAGGACAAAGCCTCACCCAGATTATCCGCAAAAACAGTCAAAGTCTATCTTTACCCAGATTTTTGAGTATGGCGCGTCAAATCAGTTTGGGGTTAAAGTGCGCTCATGATGGTATCCCAGTTGATGGCGCAGTCTACCCCATTATTCATCGTGATATCAAGCCCAGCAATATGCTGGTGATTCAAGACCCTAGTTTTGGGGAATTGGTCAAGGTGCTAGATTTTGGGATTGCTAAGTTACTACAAGCAGATAGCGACCAGACAAAATACTATTTAGGGACAATGGCTTATTCCTCTCCAGAACAAATGGAGGGTAAGGAATTAGATAATCGTGCTGATATTTATAGTTTGGGCGTGATGATGTTCGAGATGCTGACAGGCAAAATGCCCCTAGTCGCACCAACTCACTCTTTTAAGGCGTGGTATAAAACACATCGAATCGAAGAACCACGAACTTTTGCTGCGGTTGCTCCCACCTTGCACATTCCCCAGTCAGCCCAAGATTTAGTCATGAGTTGTCTGGCTAAAGCACCAAGCGATCGCCCCCAAAACATTAGTGAAATCCTCGAAGTTTTAGAATCTCTAGAACAGGATGATCACCAGCCCAAAACTTCACCTGATGCTCATGCAGCTACTCACTCCCTGGCTATTAGGCATGATTTGGAGCCAAAAAAAATCGCCAATTTGCCAGTATCTTTACCAAAAGACAAAGAAGATATTGTTCGCAATCCTTCCTGGCCAGCCAATAAACCAATTGCCGATATTGTTTTTCCCAAATCCATCCAGTCCAATGGAGAGACCCTACCAGCCCTATGGGTGATGCTACCGCAGCCAGAAATTAACAAACGCTTAATCTGTAAGATTTATAATCAATTTTTGTTTGTGAGTACTCCCCACCCGATGTTGCTCTGGATTACTGTGATCTACAATCGCCAACATGGTGCTAAATTTTTACCTTATTACTTGGATCTGAAAACTAGTCTGGGTCAAGAAATCGCCTCCTTACTAGCACAGAAAGCTTCCTATCGTCTGTTGTTCTTTGCAAGGGAAACACCAGATCGCTGTTCTCATGTCTCACTATCGAGTATTGATCCAGCCCAACCCCAGCGACTGCAACAATGGATAGCAATGAGTCAAACCTTTGCTTCCTCTGACAATGCCCAGCTGAGTAAAAATTTACTTAAAAGCGAGTACGAAAAAATCAAGCCCTCAATTCTGGCAAAGTTGGAAACACGTACCAGAGATTTTTCCTTGAATATTTCTACTAAATAA
- a CDS encoding DUF565 domain-containing protein encodes MQNTRLTNLFDSIASRLGQWFLNPWRRLSLMLINFFFGFFLGTAISTIAGQRGVSDIMIAGVLVVLTEVTSRIFYSRRFFEKRTLLVESLNVLKVGFIYSMFVEAFKLGS; translated from the coding sequence ATGCAAAACACTCGTCTGACTAATTTATTCGATTCTATTGCTAGCCGTTTGGGGCAATGGTTTTTAAATCCTTGGCGACGTTTATCGTTAATGTTGATTAATTTCTTTTTTGGTTTTTTTCTAGGAACTGCCATTTCTACTATAGCTGGACAACGAGGTGTATCAGATATTATGATCGCTGGTGTTCTGGTGGTACTGACAGAGGTGACCAGCAGAATATTTTATAGTCGGCGCTTTTTTGAGAAGCGAACCCTGTTGGTAGAATCACTAAATGTTCTCAAGGTCGGTTTTATCTATAGTATGTTTGTTGAAGCCTTTAAACTTGGGTCTTAA
- a CDS encoding NblA/ycf18 family protein, producing the protein MSQPIELSLEQQFSIRSFASQVQHMSNDQAKDFLVKLYEQMMVREATYQELLKHQWGLDSGSTMA; encoded by the coding sequence ATGAGCCAACCCATCGAACTATCTTTAGAACAACAATTTAGCATCCGCTCCTTTGCTAGCCAAGTACAGCACATGAGCAATGACCAAGCTAAAGATTTTTTGGTCAAGCTTTATGAACAGATGATGGTGCGCGAAGCAACTTATCAAGAGTTGCTTAAGCATCAGTGGGGCTTAGATTCAGGTTCCACTATGGCATAG
- a CDS encoding ArnT family glycosyltransferase: MRIKLSVPGTVNQWCNNLAKSPVFAVTILIVISWLGYGWNLGSVGLIDETEPLFAEASRQMLVTGDWITPIFNGETRFDKPALIYWCQAIAYAIIGVNEWSVRLPSAIASVGVIGLTFYTVQWYFSQKDELEQVSRPTRRNLTALIAAAMLALSPEMIVWGRTGVSDMMLTGCMTSALLCFFRGYASHKETQPESAASLLPNKWYLACYVLIAGAILTKGPVGIVLPILIIGAFMIYVGKFREIFTQMRAFMGMLIIFALSAPWYILVTWRNGWDYLNSFFGYHNVERFTEVVNGHSAPWYFYFLVVLLGFAPYSVYLPVAIARTRFWQRSYWLSQERSQQLGLFACIWFISIFGFFSIAVTKLPSYLLPLMPAVAILVALLWSDFFPENNQDMPSAFSSLKISAWINVIFSTVLAVLLFQITHIINNNSVAPGFPLLIQNAGLPTLGGLIWIFGALIIAGLIISRRWYNIINVNLLLFTFFLIIVLMPALFFMDQLRQQPLRDLSALVLETKQSNEELVMVGFKKPSVAFYTQKPVNYIQLTKDAVEHINNRRSQPAQPPSLLVIAEPKALVKMDLQPGSYDILDTKDTYQLIRVSLRRIKQESLTISSSQSSLFPVKPKV, encoded by the coding sequence ATGAGGATAAAACTGAGTGTTCCGGGTACTGTGAACCAGTGGTGCAACAATCTAGCGAAAAGTCCGGTTTTTGCTGTGACTATACTGATTGTAATTAGTTGGCTGGGTTACGGGTGGAATTTGGGTAGTGTCGGCTTAATTGATGAAACAGAGCCGTTGTTTGCGGAAGCTTCCCGTCAAATGTTGGTTACAGGCGATTGGATTACTCCGATTTTTAATGGCGAAACTCGTTTTGATAAACCAGCCTTAATTTACTGGTGTCAGGCGATCGCCTATGCCATTATAGGAGTCAACGAGTGGTCAGTGCGCCTACCTTCTGCGATCGCATCCGTAGGAGTCATCGGTTTAACCTTTTACACCGTACAGTGGTATTTTTCCCAAAAAGACGAATTAGAGCAAGTTTCACGCCCAACGCGACGCAACTTAACAGCTTTAATCGCCGCCGCCATGCTAGCACTCAGCCCTGAGATGATCGTCTGGGGAAGAACCGGTGTCTCCGATATGATGCTAACTGGCTGCATGACATCAGCCTTGTTATGTTTTTTTCGAGGGTACGCAAGTCACAAAGAAACTCAACCAGAATCCGCCGCCTCTCTATTACCAAACAAATGGTATTTGGCTTGTTACGTCCTCATTGCTGGGGCGATTTTGACCAAAGGTCCCGTAGGAATTGTTCTGCCAATTTTGATTATCGGGGCATTTATGATTTATGTGGGCAAATTCCGCGAAATATTCACCCAAATGCGTGCCTTCATGGGGATGCTGATTATTTTCGCCTTATCAGCCCCCTGGTATATCCTCGTAACTTGGCGTAATGGTTGGGATTATCTTAATTCCTTCTTTGGTTATCACAACGTCGAACGTTTCACAGAGGTAGTTAATGGTCACTCAGCCCCTTGGTACTTTTACTTTTTAGTCGTACTGCTAGGCTTTGCGCCGTACTCTGTGTATTTACCCGTAGCCATTGCTAGGACTAGATTTTGGCAGCGTTCCTACTGGTTATCCCAAGAACGCTCCCAACAATTAGGATTATTTGCCTGTATCTGGTTTATCAGTATCTTCGGCTTTTTTAGCATTGCTGTCACTAAACTGCCCAGTTATCTATTACCCTTAATGCCAGCCGTTGCAATTTTAGTAGCATTGTTATGGAGCGACTTTTTCCCCGAAAACAACCAAGATATGCCCTCTGCGTTCTCTTCTCTGAAAATCAGCGCATGGATCAACGTCATTTTTTCCACAGTATTGGCAGTATTACTATTTCAGATCACTCATATCATCAATAATAATTCAGTTGCCCCCGGCTTTCCCCTACTCATTCAAAATGCAGGTTTACCAACACTAGGGGGATTGATTTGGATATTTGGGGCGCTGATCATTGCGGGCTTGATAATCAGTCGCCGTTGGTACAATATAATTAACGTAAATCTACTGTTATTTACCTTCTTCTTGATCATTGTCTTAATGCCAGCCTTGTTTTTCATGGATCAACTGCGTCAGCAACCCTTAAGAGACTTATCCGCCCTGGTATTAGAAACCAAACAATCAAACGAAGAATTAGTTATGGTTGGTTTCAAAAAACCGAGCGTAGCCTTTTACACGCAAAAACCCGTAAATTATATTCAACTGACAAAAGATGCCGTAGAGCATATCAACAATCGCAGATCACAGCCAGCACAGCCGCCTTCTTTGCTAGTGATAGCAGAACCGAAAGCCCTGGTGAAAATGGACTTGCAACCCGGTAGTTACGATATTTTAGACACTAAGGACACTTATCAGTTAATTCGAGTCTCCTTGAGAAGAATCAAACAAGAATCATTGACAATATCTTCCTCTCAATCATCTCTGTTTCCTGTCAAACCTAAAGTTTGA